The Tripterygium wilfordii isolate XIE 37 chromosome 4, ASM1340144v1, whole genome shotgun sequence genome has a window encoding:
- the LOC119996423 gene encoding uncharacterized protein LOC119996423 produces MMKKMKGVALAPRNTSPSPYGVYEDPISFKHQSLLQDYEELYKETEVRKNNLEMMKQKRLTLLAEVRFLRQRYKLLMQNQTQKSILEQQRPARNSEIKSRNIAKKSSRSGKNSALPPPVPPFDLNKKGKTYIERQATLKKPSSSFDLSQKHMSYGAAEASLQDSRSILDLNERERIESGKEATVRNATPVFDLNQNLIEEEELQGNRESSRTEELKKSSIRAGSDEQYNDMMLSACRNIGNGPNKSGKRKISWQDQLALRV; encoded by the exons atgatgaagaagatgaaaggggTGGCTCTTGCTCCTAGAAATACGTCTCCTTCTCCGTATGGTGTTTATGAAGACCCAATCAGTTTCAAACATCAGAGTCTCTTGCAAGACTACGAGGAGCTATACAAg GAAACAGAGGTCCGGAAGAACAACTTGGAGATGATGAAACAGAAAAGATTGACCCTCTTGGCTGAAGTCCG ATTTTTGAGGCAGCGTTACAAGCTCTTAATGCAAAACCAGACTCAGAAATCCATACTCGAACAACAGCGCCCAGCGAGGAATTCAGAAATTAAAAGTAGAAACATTGCAAAAAAAAGTAGTCGCAGTGGAAAGAACTCTGCTTTACCACCTCCAGTCCCACCTTTCGATTTGAACAAGAAGGGAAAGACTTACATTGAGAGGCAAGCCACTTTGAAAAAACCTTCTTCAAGTTTTGACCTAAGCCAGAAGCACATGAGTTATGGTGCAGCAGAAGCTTCTCTACAGGATTCCAGATCAATTCTTGACTTGAATGAAAGGGAAAGAATTGAAAGTGGAAAGGAAGCTACTGTCCGAAATGCAACCCCAGTTTTTGATTTAAACCAGAATTTG ATAGAAGAGGAAGAATTGCAGGGTAATCGTGAGTCATCGAGAACGGAGGAGCTAAAGAAAAGTTCAATTAGAGCCGGAAGTGATGAACAATACAATGATATGATGCTATCAGCCTGTAGAAATATTGGCAATGGGCCAAACAAGTCGGGGAAGAGGAAGATCTCATGGCAAGACCAGCTAGCATTGAGGGTTTGA
- the LOC119996420 gene encoding serine carboxypeptidase 24, translating into MEIQSRVLVLLLVLSLLVFLPDVVVGLTKQQKLDRISALPGQPRELTFSHFSGYVTVNEEHGRALFYWLTEAATSAQNKPLLLWLNGGPGCSSVAYGASEEIGPFRINKTGLSLYPNKHSWNREANIIFLESPAGVGFSYTNTSSNLKDSGDKRTAQDALIFLIRWMSRFPQYKFRDFYIAGESYAGHYVPQLAKRIHDHNKASSRPVINLKGFIVGNAVTDFNYDSIGTIMFWWSHAMISDSTYHKIIKTCNFSDENTSTKCNEVVNYASNHELGDIDQYSIYTRTCMTASNNTIKSLRLKNTLIRRKASGYDPCTENYAEKYFNRPEVQKAMHANVTGIPYKWTACSDVLIRNWKDSEDSMLPTYKELIAAGLRIWLFSGDTDSIVPVTATRFSLSHLNLPVKTKWYPWYSGTQVGGWTEVYKGLTFATVRGAGHEVPLFRPKEAFILFKSFLAGKELPKS; encoded by the exons ATGGAGATTCAAAGCAGAGtacttgttcttcttcttgttctgtcTTTGCTGGTTTTCTTGCCAGACGTTGTTGTTGGTCTGACAAAGCAGCAAAAGCTAGATCGAATCTCGGCACTTCCAGGGCAACCAAGAGAACTCACATTCTCACATTTCTCTGGTTATGTCACCGTCAATGAAGAGCATGGTCGTGCTCTGTTCTATTGGTTGACTGAAGCTGCCACTTCTGCTCAAAACAAACCTCTCTTGCTCTGGCTCAATGGAG GGCCAGGTTGCTCATCAGTGGCATATGGGGCATCAGAAGAAATCGGACCATTTCGAATCAACAAAACTGGTTTATCTCTATATCCCAACAAGCACTCATGGAACAGAG AAGCAAATATTATCTTCCTGGAATCACCTGCTGGTGTTGGGTTTTCATATACCAACACAAGCTCTAATCTTAAAGATTCCGGCGACAAACGAACAG CTCAGGATGCTCTAATTTTTCTGATCAGATGGATGTCAAGATTTCCTCAATACAAATTTAGGGATTTCTATATCGCTGGGGAAAGCTATGCag GACATTATGTTCCTCAACTCGCGAAGAGGATCCACGACCATAATAAGGCATCTTCGCGTCCTGTCATTAATCTCAAAGGATTCATT GTAGGAAATGCTGTCACAGATTTCAACTATGATAGCATTGGAACCATTATGTTCTGGTGGAGCCATGCCATGATATCAGATAGCACTTATCATAAAATTATCAAGACCTGCAACTTTTCAGATGAGAACACTTCCACGAAATGTAATGAGGTTGTGAACTATGCATCCAACCATGAACTTGGAGATATTGATCAGTACAGTATTTATACACGGACGTGCATGACAGCATCAAACAATACAATCAAGTCTCTAAGGCTTAAAAATACTCTTATACGTCGAAAGGCTTCTGGGTATGATCCTTGTACTGAGAATTATGCAGAAAAGTACTTTAATCGTCCGGAAGTGCAAAAGGCAATGCATGCTAATGTCACTGGAATTCCTTATAAATGGACTGCTTGCAG TGATGTTCTCATAAGAAATTGGAAGGATTCTGAAGATTCAATGTTGCCCACATACAAGGAGCTGATTGCAGCTGGTCTAAGAATCTGGCTTTTCAG CGGTGATACAGATTCAATAGTTCCAGTGACTGCCACTAGGTTCTCTCTCAGCCACCTCAACCTTCCAGTCAAAACTAAGTGGTATCCATGGTACTCTGGCACTCAG GTAGGAGGATGGACAGAAGTATACAAGGGACTAACCTTTGCAACAGTAAGAGGAGCTGGTCATGAAGTTCCGCTGTTCCGACCCAAGGAGGCTTTCATTCTTTTCAAATCATTCTTGGCAGGGAAGGAGTTGCCAAAATCTTGA
- the LOC119997008 gene encoding protein YIF1B-like — MGGSDSGTVCPWAVNYLCTNNMGSQMQFCMHQQQPPPNQEADSFGALAGDPGYFPLDNKTHPPSSYWPTLTPVDAIYGVGSDLIRSELGAYGETLLGSGSAYVQTNISRYLSNPRYYFQVNDDYVKNKLKVILFPFLHRGHWMRATEKVGGRSEFSYKPPVYDINAPDLYIPLMAFGTYLVLAGFLLGINGKFSPEALGVQLTNAMLCWIFQVVLLEATLHILGDGDVPLLDIVAYGGYTFVALSVSLMARIMWIYSFYIVTLWECFCMGMLFVKIIKRILIAEVRCSEKHSSKRHYLLLLVAAAQVPLLFWLGNVDSQSYNSYSQIYAKYILHAGFEFCTTNIHKYTVRGIRILYSGQKYTNDFFKVSQIFKQKDRIKSTVDKFASFMRILFWVDSFAG, encoded by the exons ATGGGTGGCAGTGACAGTGGCACTGTGTGTCCTTGGGCTGT CAACTACCTATGCACCAACAACATGGGAAGCCAAATGCAGTTCTGCATGCACCAACAACAACCACCACCAAATCAAGAAGCAGACTCTTTTGGGGCCTTAGCCGGTGATCCGGGCTATTTCCCTCTCGACAATAAAACTCATCCCCCATCGTCTTACTGGCCGACCTTGACCCCTGTTGATGCAATTTATGGTGTTGGGTCTGATCTCATTAGGAGTGAATTAGGTGCTTATGGAGAAACCCTACTTGGATCAGGCTCAGCCTATGTTCAAACCAAT ATCAGCAGATATTTATCCAACCCCAGATATTATTTCCAAGTGAATGATGACTATGTGAAGAATAAGTTGAAAGTAATCCTATTTCCATTCCTACACAGG GGACATTGGATGAGAGCAACTGAAAAGGTTGGTGGCAGAAGTGAATTCTCTTACAAGCCTCCAGTGTATGACATCAATGCTCCTGATCTGTACATTCCACTAATGGCATTTGGCACCTATTTGGTTCTTGCTGGCTTCCTTCTTGGCATCAATGGAAA GTTTAGTCCTGAAGCCTTAGGGGTGCAACTAACAAATGCAATGCTTTGCTGGATCTTCCAAGTAGTCCTGCTTGAAGCCACACTCCACATCTTAGGCGACGGAGATGTGCCGCTGCTGGACATTGTGGCCTACGGAGGATACACTTTCGTTGCGCTCTCTGTTTCGTTGATGGCAAGAATCATGTGGATCTACTCATTCTACATAGTCACATTGTGGGAATGCTTTTGTATGGGAATGCTTTTTGTGAAGATCATCAAGAGGATTCTGATCGCAGAGGTTCGATGTTCCGAGAAGCATTCGAGCAAGCGACATTATTTGCTGCTCTTGGTTGCCGCTGCTCAAGTTCCATTGCTGTTTTGGCTTGGTAATGTTG ATTCACAATCATACAACAGTTACTCACAAATATATGCAAAATATATATTGCATGCGGGATTCGAATTCTGTACGACAAATATTCACAAATATACTGTCCGTGGGATTCGAATCCTGTACAGTGGACAAAAATACACGAATG ACTTCTTCAAAGTTTCTCAGATTTTCAAACAGAAAGACAG AATTAAGTCTACGGTGGATAAATTTGCAAGCTTTATGAGAATCTTATTTTGGGTGGATTCATTTGCAGGATAA
- the LOC119997421 gene encoding signal recognition particle receptor subunit alpha-like produces MLEELLIFTRGGLILWTCNQLGNALRGSPIDALIRTCLLEERSGASSYNYDTQGGAYTLKWTFHNELGLVFVAVYQRILQLLYVDDLLAMVKREFSEIYDPKRTVYNDFDETFRQLKKEAEARAEESRKSKQASKPLNGGKKQGQTSRASSEGGNKKKKGEGALQKDGGDGDDWLGRKLENGHSNGNNVEAEESRATSVVVNGKENASSNVEAFNVGKLKSRIKGGKKTDTVVNKGPSKVDPKKKIEKKNRVWDDKPPEKKLDFTDPAEENGNNIEVAGVEHGESMMDKEEILSSDSEAEEEDDADAGKNSKPEAKKKGWFSSMFQSIAGKANLDKADLEPALKALKDRLMTKNVAEEIAEKLCESVAVRLEGKKLASFTRISSIAQEAMEEALVRILTPKRSIDIMRDVHAAKEQRKPYVVVFVGVNGVGKSTNLAKVAYWLLQHKVNVMMAACDTFRSGAVEQLRTHARRLQIPIFEKGYEKDPAVVAKEAIQEAHRNGSDVVLVDTAGRMQDNEPLMRALSKLICMNNPDLVLFVGEALVGNDAVDQLSKFNQKLADLSASPNPRLIDGILLTKFDTIDDKVGAALSMVYVSGAPVMFVGCGQSYTDLKKLNVKSIVKTLLK; encoded by the exons ATGTTAGAGGAGTTATTGATTTTTACCAGGGGAGGATTAATCCTCTGGACATGTAATCAGCTTGGGAATGCTCTTAGAGGAtctccaattgatgctttgatcAGGACCTGTCTTTTGGAGGAACGATCTGGTGCATCATCGTACAACTATGATACCCAAGGGGGTGCGTATACCCTTAAATGGACCTTCCATAACGAGCTTGGTCTTGTTTTTGTTGCTGTGTATCAGCGGATTCTCCAGTTACTGTATGTGGATGATCTGCTTGCTATGGTGAAGCGTGAGTTCTCGGAGATATATGATCCGAAACGAACTGTCTACaatgactttgatgaaacctttaggCAACTTAAGAAGGAAGCAGAAGCCCGGGCTGAGGAATCAAGGAAATCAAAGCAGGCCAGTAAGCCTTTAAATGGTGGTAAGAAGCAAGGACAGACATCAAGGGCCAGTTCTGAGGGtggaaataagaagaagaaaggggAAGGTGCTCTGCAAAAGGATGGCGGGGATGGTGATGATTGGCTTGGCCGGAAGTTGGAGAATGGACACTCCAATGGAAACAATGTTGAGGCTGAAGAATCTCGAGCCACTAGTGTTGTTGTAAATGGCAAGGAAAATGCAAGTTCCAACGTTGAAGCTTTCAACGTAGGTAAACTTAAGAGTAGAATTAAAGGTGGTAAGAAAACTGATACTGTTGTCAACAAGGGTCCTTCGAAAGTGGACCCAAAGAAAAAGATAGAAAAGAAGAATAGAGTTTGGGACGATAAGCCTCCAGAGAAGAAATTGGATTTTACTGATCCAGCAGAAGAGAATGGGAACAACATAGAGGTTGCAGGAGTTGAACATGGTGAAAGTATGATGGACAAAGAGGAGATTTTAAGCAGTGATAGTGAGgccgaagaagaagatgatgctGATGCGGGGAAGAACAGCAAGCCCGAGGCTAAGAAGAAAGGATGGTTTTCATCTATGTTTCAGAG TATTGCTGGAAAGGCAAATTTGGACAAGGCAGACCTTGAGCCTGCTTTGAAAGCTCTTAAGGATAGGCTCATGACCAAGAATGTG GCTGAGGAGATAGCTGAGAAGCTTTGTGAATCAGTTGCTGTTCGTCTCGAAGGTAAAAAGCTGGCTTCGTTCACAAGGATATCTTCAATAGCTCAG GAAGCAATGGAAGAAGCACTTGTCCGCATATTGACCCCTAAGCGTTCTATCGACATCATGAGAGATGTGCATGCTGCCAAGGAACAGAGAAAACCGTATGTTGTTGTCTTTGTCGGTGTCAATGGGGTTGGCAAATCTACCAATCTTGCCAAG GTTGCATACTGGCTTCTGCAGCATAAGGTCAATGTCATGATGGCCGCTTGTGATACGTTCAGATCAGGTGCTGTTGAGCAGCTGCGAACCCATGCACGTAGACTGCAG ATCCCTATATTTGAGAAGGGCTATGAGAAAGATCCTGCTGTTGTTGCGAAGGAAGCAATTCAGGAGGCTCATCGCAATGGATCTGATGTCGTTCTTGTTGATACTGCTGGCCGAATGCAG GATAATGAACCTTTGATGAGAGCACTGTCAAAACTTATTTGCATGAACAATCCAGATCTGGTTTTGTTTGTTGGTGAGGCACTAGTTGGAAATGATGCTGTTGATCAACTATCAAAGTTCAATCAG AAATTGGCCGACCTTTCTGCTTCACCTAATCCCAGATTGATTGATGGAATCTTGCTCACTAAGTTTGATACAATTGATGATAAG GTTGGAGCAGCGCTCTCAATGGTTTATGTATCTGGAGCACCAGTCATGTTTGTTGGTTGTGGGCAGTCGTATACCGACCTGAAGAAGCTGAATGTGAAGTCCATTGTGAAGACCTTACTGAAATGA
- the LOC119997422 gene encoding early nodulin-like protein 1, with protein MASHTALLLPSLLLIFLFNIITLTEGRDILIGGKSNGWKIPSSESDSLNKWAQASRFQIGDSLVWNYDQSKDSVLQVSKKDYETCNTSNPLAAFKDGNTKVKLERSGAYYFISGAEGHCEEGQKLIIVVLSSRPGRFIAMSPAPSPVEFEGPAAAAVAPTSDSATLRGGLVVIYLLGFVAILLF; from the exons ATGGCTTCACACACAGCTTTATTATTACCTTCTCTGCTGCTCATATTTCTCTTCAATATTATTACACTCACTGAAGGCAGAGACATCTTGATTGGTGGCAAAAGCAATGGATGGAAAATCCCATCTTCAGAGTCTGATTCTCTCAACAAATGGGCTCAAGCCTCCCGTTTTCAAATTGGAGACTCACTTG tttggaACTATGATCAAAGCAAGGACTCTGTGCTTCAAGTTAGCAAGAAAGACTACGAAACCTGCAACACATCAAACCCACTTGCTGCATTCAAAGACGGAAATACCAAAGTGAAATTGGAGAGATCAGGGGCTTACTATTTTATCAGTGGAGCAGAGGGTCACTGTGAAGAGGGCCAGAAATTAATCATTGTTGTTTTATCATCTAGGCCTGGAAGGTTCATTGCTATGTCTCCAGCGCCTTCTCCTGTGGAGTTTGAAGGcccagctgctgctgctgtagCTCCAACCAGCGATTCTGCTACTTTAAGGGGTGGTTTGGTTGTGATTTACTTGTTGGGTTTTGTGGCCATTCTTTTGTTCTAG
- the LOC119997420 gene encoding probable cyclic nucleotide-gated ion channel 5 isoform X1 — protein MVYSGYKSQYLDGPREKFVRLDDLDSRLSSSSPSEVKNCGFNVEALGHAGHSRNKTSRSFKKGIRKGSAGLKSIGRSLGFGVSGAVFPEDLKVSEKKIFDPQDKFLLLCNKLFVISCILAVSVDPLFFYLPVINDSSKCLGIDRKLAIAATTLRTIIDAFYLFRMALMFRTAFIAPSSRVFGRGELVIDSAQIARRYLCRYFIVDFLAVLPLPQIVVWRFLQSSSGSNVLATKQALFYIVLFQFLPRLFRMLPLTSELKRTAGVFAETAWAGAAYYLLLYMLASHVVGAFWYLLAIERNDSCWSGACTDDVKCNTKFLYCGNQRMEGYAAWSNNSDSVLQSNCSANDPNSPFDFGIYTNALSSGIVSSKNFISKICYCLWWGLQNLSTLGQGLQTSTFVGEVIFSIAVAVFGLILFALLIGNMQTYLQSLTIRLEEMRIKRRDSEQWMHHRLLPLDLRERVRRYDQYKWLETRGVDEESIVRSLPKDLRRDIKRHLCLALVRRVPLFENMDERLLDAICERLKPCLFTESTYIVREGDPVDEMLFIIRGRLESVTTDGGRSGFFNRSMLKEGDFCGEELLTWALDPKSGANLPSSTRTVKAITEVEAFALIAEELKFVAGQFRRLHSRQVQHTFRFYSQQWRTWAAIFIQAAWRRHLKRKNMELLRKEEDEAELEGSDGTTNNVGGRSYSLGATLLASRFAANALRGVHRNRVAKTARELVKLQKPPEPDFTAEDAD, from the exons ATGGTTTATAGTGGTTACAAATCGCAATATTTAGATGGGCCACGAGAGAAGTTTGTCAG GTTGGATGACTTAGACTCCAGGTTATCATCATCGTCACCTTCTGAAGTTAAAAATTGTGGATTCAATGTTGAGGCACTGGGTCATGCTGGTCATTCAAGAAATAAAACATCTAGGTCGTTTAAGAAAGGAATTAGAAAAGGATCTGCAGGACTTAAATCGATTGGTCGGTCGCTTGGATTTGGGGTTTCTGGGGCAGTTTTCCCAGAAGATCTGAAAGTTTCGGAGAAGAAAATATTTGATCCTCAAGACAAGTTCCTTTTATTGTGCAATAAACTATTTGTCATATCTTGTATTCTGGCAGTATCTGTGGATCCCttatttttttatcttccaGTTATTAATGACTCATCCAAGTGTCTTGGTATAGATCGAAAGCTAGCAATTGCAGCGACAACATTGCGGACGATTATTGATGCTTTCTATCTATTTCGCATGGCTCTCATGTTCCGAACAGCTTTTATTGCCCCATCATCACGGGTTTTCGGAAGAGGTGAACTTGTGATAGATTCTGCGCAGATAGCCCGTCGATACCTGTGTCGGTATTTCATTGTTGATTTTCTTGCCGTGCTTCCCCTTCCACAG ATTGTGGTTTGGAGGTTTCTCCAGAGCTCAAGCGGATCAAATGTACTGGCTACAAAACAGGCTTTATTTTATATTGTCTTGTTTCAGTTCCTGCCTAGATTGTTTCGAATGTTACCTTTGACTTCAGAACTAAAAAGAACAGCAGGTGTTTTTGCTGAAACTGCTTGGGCAGGTGCTGCGTATTATTTGCTGTTGTACATGCTTGCTAGTCAT GTAGTTGGGGCATTCTGGTACTTGTTGGCCATAGAACGAAATGATTCATGTTGGTCGGGTGCCTGTACTGATGATGTAAAATGCAATACGAAGTTTTTGTATTGCGGCAATCAGCGTATGGAAGGTTATGCTGCCTGGAGCAATAACAGTGATTCTGTTCTCCAGTCAAATTGCTCAGCAAATGATCCAAATTCACCATTTGATTTTGGAATCTATACCAATGCATTATCATCTGGAATTGTTTCTTCTAAGAACTTCATATCTAAAATCTGTTACTGTTTATGGTGGGGCCTTCAAAATTTGAG TACGCTTGGCCAGGGGCTTCAAACAAGCACCTTTGTTGGGGAGGTTATATTTTCTATAGCAGTTGCAGTATTTGGTCTCATCCTTTTTGCTCTTCTGATAGGCAACATGCAG ACCTATCTTCAATCTCTTACTATTCGGTTAGAAGAAATGAGGATCAAAAGGCGTGATTCGGAGCAGTGGATGCATCATCGCCTGCTTCCTCTAGATCTTAGGGAACGTGTTAGACGATATGACCAGTATAAGTGGCTGGAAACACGTGGTGTGGATGAGGAGAGTATAGTTCGGAGCCTGCCAAAGGATCTTAGGAGAGATATCAAAAGACACCTCTGTCTCGCATTGGTTAGGAGG GTTCCTCTTTTTGAGAATATGGATGAGAGGTTGCTTGATGCTATTTGTGAGCGGCTGAAACCATGTTTATTTACTGAGAGTACTTACATAGTTCGCGAGGGAGATCCAGTTGATGAGATGCTTTTTATTATACGTGGTCGCCTTGAGAGTGTAACTACAGACGGAGGGAGGAGTGGGTTCTTCAACCGCAGTATGTTGAAAGAAGGGGATTTCTGTGGAGAGGAGCTCTTAACGTGGGCGCTGGATCCAAAATCTGGGGCAAACCTTCCCTCTTCTACTCGGACTGTGAAGGCTATAACAGAGGTCGAGGCTTTTGCTTTGATTGCTGAAGAGTTGAAATTTGTGGCTGGTCAGTTTAGGCGCCTTCACAGTAGACAGGTTCAACATACCTTCCGATTTTACTCACAACAGTGGAGGACTTGGGCGGCTATTTTTATCCAAGCAGCATGGCGCCGTCATTTAAAGAGGAAGAATATGGAGCTGCTGcggaaggaagaagatgaagcagAATTAGAAGGCTCAGACGGCACCACTAACAATGTTGGTGGTCGTTCTTACAGTCTTGGTGCCACCTTGTTGGCATCCAGGTTTGCAGCAAACGCTCTTCGCGGTGTACATCGAAATCGAGTTGCTAAGACTGCTAGAGAATTGGTTAAACTACAGAAGCCTCCAGAACCAGATTTTACTGCTGAAGATGCAGATTGA
- the LOC119997420 gene encoding probable cyclic nucleotide-gated ion channel 5 isoform X2: MGHERSLSDRKLAIAATTLRTIIDAFYLFRMALMFRTAFIAPSSRVFGRGELVIDSAQIARRYLCRYFIVDFLAVLPLPQIVVWRFLQSSSGSNVLATKQALFYIVLFQFLPRLFRMLPLTSELKRTAGVFAETAWAGAAYYLLLYMLASHVVGAFWYLLAIERNDSCWSGACTDDVKCNTKFLYCGNQRMEGYAAWSNNSDSVLQSNCSANDPNSPFDFGIYTNALSSGIVSSKNFISKICYCLWWGLQNLSTLGQGLQTSTFVGEVIFSIAVAVFGLILFALLIGNMQTYLQSLTIRLEEMRIKRRDSEQWMHHRLLPLDLRERVRRYDQYKWLETRGVDEESIVRSLPKDLRRDIKRHLCLALVRRVPLFENMDERLLDAICERLKPCLFTESTYIVREGDPVDEMLFIIRGRLESVTTDGGRSGFFNRSMLKEGDFCGEELLTWALDPKSGANLPSSTRTVKAITEVEAFALIAEELKFVAGQFRRLHSRQVQHTFRFYSQQWRTWAAIFIQAAWRRHLKRKNMELLRKEEDEAELEGSDGTTNNVGGRSYSLGATLLASRFAANALRGVHRNRVAKTARELVKLQKPPEPDFTAEDAD, translated from the exons ATGGGCCACGAGAGAAGTTTGTCAG ATCGAAAGCTAGCAATTGCAGCGACAACATTGCGGACGATTATTGATGCTTTCTATCTATTTCGCATGGCTCTCATGTTCCGAACAGCTTTTATTGCCCCATCATCACGGGTTTTCGGAAGAGGTGAACTTGTGATAGATTCTGCGCAGATAGCCCGTCGATACCTGTGTCGGTATTTCATTGTTGATTTTCTTGCCGTGCTTCCCCTTCCACAG ATTGTGGTTTGGAGGTTTCTCCAGAGCTCAAGCGGATCAAATGTACTGGCTACAAAACAGGCTTTATTTTATATTGTCTTGTTTCAGTTCCTGCCTAGATTGTTTCGAATGTTACCTTTGACTTCAGAACTAAAAAGAACAGCAGGTGTTTTTGCTGAAACTGCTTGGGCAGGTGCTGCGTATTATTTGCTGTTGTACATGCTTGCTAGTCAT GTAGTTGGGGCATTCTGGTACTTGTTGGCCATAGAACGAAATGATTCATGTTGGTCGGGTGCCTGTACTGATGATGTAAAATGCAATACGAAGTTTTTGTATTGCGGCAATCAGCGTATGGAAGGTTATGCTGCCTGGAGCAATAACAGTGATTCTGTTCTCCAGTCAAATTGCTCAGCAAATGATCCAAATTCACCATTTGATTTTGGAATCTATACCAATGCATTATCATCTGGAATTGTTTCTTCTAAGAACTTCATATCTAAAATCTGTTACTGTTTATGGTGGGGCCTTCAAAATTTGAG TACGCTTGGCCAGGGGCTTCAAACAAGCACCTTTGTTGGGGAGGTTATATTTTCTATAGCAGTTGCAGTATTTGGTCTCATCCTTTTTGCTCTTCTGATAGGCAACATGCAG ACCTATCTTCAATCTCTTACTATTCGGTTAGAAGAAATGAGGATCAAAAGGCGTGATTCGGAGCAGTGGATGCATCATCGCCTGCTTCCTCTAGATCTTAGGGAACGTGTTAGACGATATGACCAGTATAAGTGGCTGGAAACACGTGGTGTGGATGAGGAGAGTATAGTTCGGAGCCTGCCAAAGGATCTTAGGAGAGATATCAAAAGACACCTCTGTCTCGCATTGGTTAGGAGG GTTCCTCTTTTTGAGAATATGGATGAGAGGTTGCTTGATGCTATTTGTGAGCGGCTGAAACCATGTTTATTTACTGAGAGTACTTACATAGTTCGCGAGGGAGATCCAGTTGATGAGATGCTTTTTATTATACGTGGTCGCCTTGAGAGTGTAACTACAGACGGAGGGAGGAGTGGGTTCTTCAACCGCAGTATGTTGAAAGAAGGGGATTTCTGTGGAGAGGAGCTCTTAACGTGGGCGCTGGATCCAAAATCTGGGGCAAACCTTCCCTCTTCTACTCGGACTGTGAAGGCTATAACAGAGGTCGAGGCTTTTGCTTTGATTGCTGAAGAGTTGAAATTTGTGGCTGGTCAGTTTAGGCGCCTTCACAGTAGACAGGTTCAACATACCTTCCGATTTTACTCACAACAGTGGAGGACTTGGGCGGCTATTTTTATCCAAGCAGCATGGCGCCGTCATTTAAAGAGGAAGAATATGGAGCTGCTGcggaaggaagaagatgaagcagAATTAGAAGGCTCAGACGGCACCACTAACAATGTTGGTGGTCGTTCTTACAGTCTTGGTGCCACCTTGTTGGCATCCAGGTTTGCAGCAAACGCTCTTCGCGGTGTACATCGAAATCGAGTTGCTAAGACTGCTAGAGAATTGGTTAAACTACAGAAGCCTCCAGAACCAGATTTTACTGCTGAAGATGCAGATTGA